A genomic stretch from Deltaproteobacteria bacterium includes:
- a CDS encoding tetratricopeptide repeat protein: protein MTSRRRAAAVACVALAIAAAGCGGSSRAARGARSPAAVKLPPVNPEALAQFDAAMRALRLGGPDALDRARARLERAVAIDDKLWEAWYDLGVVLYRDGDDEAAADAFGKALAINPSHTPALLARAEAYRRAGQPDRARDDYRTALERDPENVDVHIRYASLLREQQRLDDALDAAREALRYAASPKALVELGLIYLAQGRDELAELVLRKALAADEKLPAAWNALALVSMARGRDQAAFEQFDRAAAIDPAFTDARFNKAIVLLQAGDYERAATELAAVVDRNPEDWGAHVALGIAQRGTGQFAKARQTWEAVVKRAPKRSRARADALFNLAVLAMDFGDRDENAARAALERYLQNAPKRHAKRKEAKARLDELGQ, encoded by the coding sequence GTGACGAGTAGGCGCCGCGCGGCGGCGGTCGCGTGCGTCGCCCTGGCGATTGCGGCGGCCGGCTGCGGCGGGTCGTCGCGCGCGGCACGCGGCGCCCGCTCCCCCGCCGCGGTCAAGCTGCCGCCGGTCAATCCCGAGGCGCTCGCGCAGTTCGACGCCGCGATGCGAGCGCTGCGCCTCGGCGGCCCGGACGCGCTCGACCGCGCGCGCGCGCGACTCGAGCGGGCGGTCGCCATCGACGACAAGCTGTGGGAGGCCTGGTACGACCTCGGCGTCGTGCTGTACCGGGACGGCGACGACGAGGCCGCGGCCGACGCATTCGGCAAGGCCCTCGCGATCAACCCGTCGCACACGCCTGCCCTGCTGGCGCGCGCGGAGGCCTACCGGCGCGCCGGCCAGCCGGACCGCGCGCGCGACGACTACCGGACCGCGCTCGAACGCGACCCGGAGAACGTCGACGTCCACATTCGATACGCCTCGTTGTTGCGCGAACAACAGCGGCTCGACGACGCGCTCGACGCGGCGCGCGAGGCGCTGCGCTACGCGGCCAGCCCCAAGGCGCTGGTCGAACTCGGCCTGATCTACCTCGCGCAGGGCCGCGACGAGCTGGCCGAACTCGTGCTGCGCAAGGCGTTGGCCGCCGACGAGAAGCTGCCGGCCGCATGGAACGCGCTGGCGCTCGTGTCGATGGCGCGCGGTCGCGACCAGGCGGCGTTCGAGCAGTTCGACCGCGCCGCGGCGATCGATCCCGCGTTTACCGACGCGCGGTTCAACAAGGCGATCGTGTTGCTGCAGGCGGGCGACTACGAGCGCGCCGCAACCGAACTCGCGGCGGTCGTCGACCGCAACCCGGAAGACTGGGGCGCTCACGTCGCCCTCGGCATCGCGCAGCGCGGCACCGGTCAGTTCGCGAAGGCGCGCCAGACGTGGGAGGCTGTAGTCAAGCGTGCGCCGAAGCGATCGCGAGCGCGCGCAGATGCGTTGTTCAACCTCGCCGTGCTCGCGATGGACTTCGGCGACCGCGACGAGAACGCCGCGCGCGCGGCGCTGGAACGATACCTGCAAAACGCCCCGAAGCGTCACGCCAAACGCAAGGAAGCCAAAGCCCGACTCGACGAATTGGGGCAGTAA
- a CDS encoding outer membrane beta-barrel domain-containing protein, translating to MDTGLVTRAVCAAWLAAAVWAPATARADTSTAGRCVDQEIADRLAVKRQRRGHRDTLFVKQQRHELSIGGGYYVSDLYSATYVAGVAYTFHMTEQTAVELSASMTHADAELIRAIEDLRGRTIDETFARVWLGESLLIWSPIHGKFRFGGSILHFDIHVDAGVGVVDAQTSRGITGTGGVGFKVFLGRAAALRIDVRDHVFQQELLDETFLVNDLSATAGLSLFLPMRN from the coding sequence GTGGACACCGGCCTGGTAACGCGCGCGGTGTGCGCGGCGTGGCTCGCCGCCGCGGTGTGGGCGCCGGCAACGGCGCGCGCCGACACCTCGACCGCCGGTCGCTGCGTCGATCAGGAAATCGCCGACCGGCTGGCGGTCAAACGCCAGCGGCGCGGCCACCGCGACACGCTGTTCGTCAAACAACAACGCCACGAGCTGTCGATCGGCGGCGGCTACTACGTATCCGATCTGTATTCGGCGACCTACGTCGCCGGCGTCGCATACACCTTCCACATGACCGAACAGACCGCCGTCGAACTGTCGGCGTCGATGACCCACGCCGACGCCGAGCTGATCCGGGCCATCGAAGACCTGCGAGGCAGGACGATCGACGAAACGTTCGCTCGCGTGTGGTTGGGCGAATCGCTGCTGATCTGGTCGCCCATCCACGGCAAGTTTCGGTTCGGCGGCAGCATCCTGCACTTCGACATCCACGTCGACGCGGGCGTCGGCGTGGTCGACGCGCAGACCAGCCGCGGCATCACCGGGACCGGCGGCGTCGGCTTCAAGGTGTTCTTGGGGCGCGCCGCCGCGCTGCGGATCGACGTCCGCGACCACGTCTTTCAGCAAGAGCTGCTCGACGAGACCTTTCTCGTCAACGACCTGTCCGCGACGGCTGGACTGTCCTTGTTTCTGCCGATGAGGAACTGA